One window from the genome of Ammoniphilus sp. CFH 90114 encodes:
- the ade gene encoding adenine deaminase gives MDKRKEELTNRILVAGHQIPADLVIKNANIINVFTGEEMTGDVAIANGVIAGIGNYEGKTEIDAQGRHLIPGLIDGHVHIESAMVTPKEFAKVVIPHGVTTVIADPHEIANVHGLDGIHFMLNASVGIPLDVFYMLPSCVPATPFENAGAILSAEDLAPLYHHPRVLGLAEVMDFPSVASTSPEMLNKLADANRYQAKIDGHAAGIPSDSLNIYMAAGIKTDHECVTASEAKARLDAGMYLMIRQGSVARDLEALLPAVTASNARRCLFVTDDKHLDDILYEGSIDFNVRLAIKQGIPAITAIQMATLHAAECFGLSQLGAIAPGYQADMVLLDDLETLSISHVYKRGQLVYQTNHIVSSAFPDPPATTKLPGSVKLNTITDECLAIPLTSNQCHVIEIIPNSLITNHLIEEVDVDHGLFKSSTTKDLLKLAVLERHHRTGNIGLGIVKGLGLKKGAIASTVAHDSHNLICAGVNDEDMLSAIRYLEKVHGGLAVVSDGQVIASLPLPIAGLMTDRPYTEVYDRLHLINEALRTIGASQAFNPFLTLSFLALPVIPHLKLTDLGLFDFSSFSHINIEDKKI, from the coding sequence TTGGATAAAAGGAAAGAAGAACTAACAAACAGAATCCTAGTTGCCGGGCACCAAATTCCAGCTGATCTAGTCATTAAAAACGCAAACATTATCAACGTCTTTACCGGCGAGGAGATGACAGGTGATGTCGCTATAGCCAATGGTGTAATCGCTGGAATCGGTAATTATGAAGGAAAAACTGAGATCGATGCCCAAGGTCGTCATCTGATACCAGGTTTAATTGATGGACATGTTCATATCGAATCAGCTATGGTTACTCCAAAAGAATTTGCAAAAGTGGTTATTCCTCATGGTGTAACGACGGTTATAGCTGATCCTCATGAGATCGCCAATGTCCATGGTCTAGATGGTATTCATTTTATGCTTAATGCCAGTGTTGGTATTCCATTGGATGTATTCTATATGCTTCCTTCCTGTGTCCCTGCCACTCCATTCGAGAATGCTGGTGCAATTCTATCTGCCGAAGACCTTGCTCCTCTTTATCATCATCCCAGAGTCTTAGGTTTAGCAGAAGTCATGGATTTCCCGTCTGTTGCGTCGACCTCTCCAGAAATGCTCAATAAATTAGCTGATGCAAACCGTTATCAAGCAAAGATAGACGGACATGCTGCAGGTATTCCAAGTGACTCGTTAAATATTTATATGGCAGCTGGAATAAAGACGGACCATGAGTGTGTCACCGCCTCCGAGGCCAAGGCACGGCTGGACGCTGGGATGTATCTTATGATACGACAAGGATCTGTAGCTAGAGATCTCGAAGCGTTGTTGCCAGCAGTAACCGCCTCCAATGCTAGGAGATGCTTATTTGTCACTGATGACAAACACTTAGATGACATCCTGTATGAAGGCAGTATAGACTTTAATGTCCGCCTTGCTATAAAACAAGGAATCCCTGCCATAACCGCTATACAAATGGCAACCCTCCATGCCGCTGAATGCTTTGGTTTGTCTCAATTAGGCGCTATTGCACCAGGATATCAGGCGGATATGGTACTACTCGATGACCTTGAAACACTATCCATTTCTCATGTATATAAACGTGGTCAACTTGTGTATCAAACGAACCATATCGTTTCTTCAGCTTTCCCTGACCCACCTGCAACTACGAAATTGCCCGGAAGTGTAAAGTTGAATACCATAACGGATGAATGCTTAGCCATTCCTCTCACTTCAAACCAATGCCATGTTATTGAAATTATCCCTAATAGTTTAATCACTAACCACCTTATTGAAGAAGTGGATGTAGATCACGGTCTATTTAAATCTTCTACTACAAAAGATCTTCTTAAACTAGCTGTACTTGAGAGGCACCACCGAACAGGTAACATTGGTCTAGGCATTGTGAAAGGATTAGGCTTGAAGAAAGGCGCCATCGCATCTACTGTCGCTCATGATTCACATAACCTGATATGTGCAGGTGTCAATGATGAAGATATGCTTTCCGCTATACGATATCTTGAAAAGGTACATGGAGGATTAGCTGTTGTTAGCGATGGCCAAGTCATAGCTTCACTCCCACTCCCCATTGCAGGGCTAATGACAGATCGGCCTTATACAGAAGTCTATGATCGTCTCCATTTGATAAACGAAGCCTTGCGAACGATCGGGGCAAGTCAAGCCTTTAATCCCTTCTTGACTTTGTCCTTCCTAGCTCTTCCTGTCATACCACATCTTAAACTTACGGATTTAGGATTATTCGATTTTTCCTCATTCTCTCACATCAACATTGAAGATAAGAAAATTTAG
- a CDS encoding helix-turn-helix transcriptional regulator, which yields MVSNIELTKRQELILEIVRNEGPITGEQIAEKLSLTRATLRPDLAILTMAGYLDARPRVGYFYSGKSAPQLLGDLARKKIVRDYKALPVVIKESISVYDAVCTLFLEDVGTLYVVNDKGYLAGLVSRKDLLRAMLGKQKIEDIPVNIIMTRMPNIITCFPEDSIFDVAKKLINYQIDSIPVVKEEREGGKPVLEVIGRVTKTTVTKAYVELASDQSI from the coding sequence ATGGTGAGCAACATCGAGCTGACAAAACGCCAGGAGCTAATTTTGGAAATTGTAAGAAATGAAGGACCTATTACAGGTGAGCAAATTGCCGAGAAATTAAGCTTGACGAGAGCTACCTTACGTCCTGATCTTGCCATCCTTACAATGGCAGGATATCTAGATGCAAGACCTAGGGTCGGATATTTTTACTCAGGTAAGAGTGCCCCTCAGTTGCTTGGTGATCTTGCACGGAAGAAGATCGTTAGAGACTATAAAGCCTTACCTGTTGTAATCAAGGAATCTATATCTGTATATGATGCAGTATGTACTTTATTCTTAGAGGATGTTGGGACATTATATGTAGTAAATGATAAAGGATATTTAGCAGGGTTGGTATCCCGTAAGGACTTATTGAGAGCCATGCTTGGTAAACAAAAGATAGAGGATATCCCCGTTAACATCATTATGACCCGTATGCCAAACATCATTACTTGTTTTCCGGAAGATAGCATCTTTGATGTAGCCAAGAAATTGATCAACTATCAGATTGATTCCATTCCTGTGGTTAAGGAAGAACGTGAAGGCGGTAAGCCTGTCTTAGAAGTCATTGGAAGAGTAACGAAAACAACAGTTACTAAGGCTTATGTAGAGCTTGCAAGCGATCAATCCATTTAA
- a CDS encoding pyruvate, water dikinase regulatory protein, which yields MITDPTVFIVSDSVGETAEVVVKATASQFDGHAIDIRKFPYVEDEGTINELVLAAKELKAIIAFTLVIPELRTHLKNTAKEQGVTAVDIMSPMIEAMEGVVRKKSKNQPGLVRQLDEEYFRKVEAIEFAVKYDDGRDPRGLLRADVVLIGVSRTSKTPLSMYLANKRYKVANVPLVPEVEPPEELFMIPVKKCIGLTISPDQLNMIRRERLKALGLASQANYASLERIMQELEYAEKVMKRIGCPVINVSNKAVEETSNLILEIIRKRSQG from the coding sequence ATAATTACAGACCCTACGGTATTTATTGTATCCGATTCTGTAGGGGAAACGGCTGAAGTGGTCGTTAAGGCTACAGCTAGTCAATTTGATGGTCATGCTATTGATATACGGAAATTTCCCTATGTAGAAGACGAGGGAACGATTAATGAGCTGGTTCTAGCAGCGAAGGAATTAAAAGCGATTATAGCCTTTACCCTTGTCATTCCAGAGCTAAGAACACACCTTAAAAACACGGCAAAAGAACAGGGTGTTACAGCCGTTGATATTATGAGCCCCATGATTGAAGCCATGGAAGGCGTTGTTCGAAAGAAGTCAAAAAATCAACCTGGACTAGTACGGCAGCTAGATGAAGAATATTTCAGGAAAGTGGAAGCCATCGAATTTGCTGTTAAGTACGATGATGGAAGGGATCCTAGAGGACTGTTGAGAGCAGATGTTGTACTGATTGGTGTGTCCCGTACATCCAAGACGCCTCTCTCCATGTACTTAGCTAATAAGAGATATAAAGTCGCTAACGTGCCCCTTGTCCCAGAAGTAGAGCCTCCTGAGGAATTATTTATGATTCCTGTAAAGAAATGTATAGGGCTGACCATAAGTCCAGATCAGTTAAACATGATTCGCAGGGAGCGGCTAAAAGCATTGGGTCTAGCTTCCCAAGCTAACTATGCAAGCTTGGAGAGAATTATGCAGGAATTGGAGTATGCCGAAAAAGTAATGAAGAGAATCGGTTGCCCGGTTATTAACGTTTCAAACAAAGCAGTGGAAGAAACATCGAATCTAATTTTGGAGATTATTAGAAAAAGAAGTCAGGGATGA
- a CDS encoding YaiI/YqxD family protein, whose translation MIIYVDADACPTKSIIAEEASVFRLRAIFVCSFANHFLLRDEWTETVVVDKSYQSVDMFITNRVKPGDLVITDDYGLACMVLGRKCLAISSRGKEYTNDNIDYLLSTRHRQQKERSAGKRSKGPKPFTPLEKEAFRQTLKKCLQLKEGDC comes from the coding sequence TTGATCATTTATGTTGATGCAGATGCTTGCCCCACCAAGTCCATCATTGCCGAGGAAGCAAGTGTTTTTAGGTTGAGGGCCATCTTTGTATGTTCGTTTGCCAATCATTTTCTACTACGGGATGAGTGGACGGAAACGGTTGTGGTAGATAAGAGCTATCAATCTGTTGATATGTTTATCACCAATCGTGTTAAACCGGGTGACTTGGTCATCACAGATGATTATGGTTTAGCGTGTATGGTTCTAGGTCGTAAGTGTTTAGCTATTAGCTCAAGAGGTAAAGAATATACTAATGACAATATAGACTACCTTCTTTCTACAAGACATCGCCAACAGAAGGAGCGTAGTGCAGGTAAGAGATCTAAAGGACCAAAACCATTTACTCCGCTCGAGAAAGAAGCTTTTCGCCAAACTCTAAAAAAATGTTTGCAACTCAAAGAAGGAGATTGTTGA
- the dnaG gene encoding DNA primase, with translation MSPRIPEELIDQIRTSINIVDFIGQYVHLRKSGRSYMGLCPFHGEKTPSFSVLEDKQIFHCFGCGAGGNVFSFVMKIENILFPEAIQLLADRAGISLPHDHADDADESEEQRERRKMYDAYELVSRLYNHLLFQTPHGNQAKEYFEKRNIDHATAVEFQLGFAPESWDFVTQFLVKRGYDLALMQKAGLLSRREYDKKPFDLFRNRLMFPIADSQGRIIAFGGRMIGEGQPKYLNSPEHPLFNKSNILFNLHRARNEIRKKRQAILFEGYMDVIAAWQAGIKNGVASLGTSFTESQAKIIKRNADHVLLCYDSDHAGIEAAMKASEVLLHAECQVRIVTLEDGLDPDDYIKKYGAEAFQRQVINAISVTAFKMQNLRRHYDLSDEVQRLQYINTVLEQISSLTNAVERDHYLRTLAEEFDYSLDALKQEQRKVYFQQKRAGGRDKLAKKWNNSINNGVHLPVKNLLPAHYNAEKKLIVLMLHNETWAEEILAKVGGNFNVEEFAALAAHLYNYYMMGNAADPSKFISGLEDERLIEAASKLAVEEIPEELMSRELSDYIQQVLNYPILLQMEELKNEQRRLEREGDSLKAAQIGIQILQLRKSIKPVST, from the coding sequence ATGAGTCCGAGGATACCTGAAGAATTAATCGACCAAATACGGACTTCAATAAATATTGTTGATTTTATCGGACAATATGTACATCTAAGAAAGAGCGGTCGAAGCTATATGGGTTTATGCCCCTTCCACGGGGAGAAGACCCCTTCTTTTTCAGTCCTAGAAGACAAACAAATATTTCATTGCTTTGGCTGTGGGGCTGGAGGTAACGTATTCTCATTCGTTATGAAAATCGAGAATATATTATTTCCCGAGGCTATCCAGCTTCTAGCAGACAGGGCTGGAATTTCGCTGCCCCACGATCATGCTGATGATGCAGATGAAAGTGAGGAACAAAGAGAAAGACGTAAGATGTATGACGCCTATGAACTGGTTTCTAGGTTATACAATCATCTTTTGTTCCAGACACCCCATGGTAATCAAGCCAAGGAGTACTTTGAGAAGCGCAACATTGATCATGCTACAGCAGTCGAATTTCAATTAGGGTTTGCACCAGAAAGTTGGGACTTTGTTACCCAGTTCCTAGTAAAGCGCGGTTACGATTTAGCCCTTATGCAGAAGGCGGGATTATTATCTAGAAGAGAGTATGATAAGAAGCCGTTTGACTTGTTTCGTAATCGATTGATGTTTCCTATAGCTGATTCTCAAGGAAGGATTATCGCATTTGGGGGAAGAATGATAGGTGAAGGGCAGCCTAAGTATCTGAATAGCCCGGAACATCCTTTGTTCAATAAGAGTAACATTTTATTCAATCTACACCGAGCAAGAAATGAAATTCGGAAGAAGCGACAAGCCATTCTGTTTGAAGGATATATGGATGTTATAGCAGCATGGCAGGCAGGAATTAAGAACGGAGTTGCTTCTCTTGGAACATCCTTCACGGAGAGCCAAGCTAAAATAATCAAGCGCAATGCTGATCACGTACTCCTTTGTTATGACTCTGATCACGCTGGTATTGAAGCTGCAATGAAGGCTTCTGAAGTATTACTCCATGCAGAATGCCAAGTACGTATCGTAACATTAGAAGACGGCTTAGACCCAGATGATTATATAAAAAAGTATGGTGCAGAAGCATTTCAGCGACAAGTAATAAATGCAATATCCGTGACAGCATTCAAGATGCAAAACCTGCGCAGACATTATGACCTGTCCGATGAGGTTCAGCGACTACAGTATATTAACACTGTATTAGAGCAAATATCCTCGCTAACCAATGCTGTGGAACGTGATCATTATTTAAGGACTTTAGCCGAAGAATTTGATTACTCGCTTGATGCCCTAAAACAAGAACAGCGTAAGGTCTACTTTCAGCAAAAAAGGGCTGGAGGCAGGGATAAACTCGCAAAGAAATGGAATAATAGTATAAATAATGGAGTTCATTTGCCTGTAAAAAATTTGTTGCCAGCTCATTATAATGCTGAAAAAAAACTTATTGTGCTTATGCTTCATAATGAAACGTGGGCAGAAGAAATCTTAGCTAAGGTTGGCGGGAATTTTAATGTTGAGGAATTTGCCGCTCTTGCAGCCCATTTATACAACTATTATATGATGGGGAATGCTGCGGATCCAAGTAAATTCATTTCGGGACTCGAAGACGAGCGGCTCATCGAAGCAGCATCTAAACTAGCTGTTGAGGAAATTCCCGAGGAGCTAATGTCAAGGGAATTATCTGATTACATACAACAAGTACTCAATTACCCAATCTTATTGCAAATGGAAGAACTCAAGAACGAACAGAGAAGATTGGAGAGAGAAGGAGACAGTTTGAAGGCAGCTCAAATTGGCATCCAAATACTGCAGTTGCGCAAGTCTATCAAGCCGGTTTCCACATGA
- the rpoD gene encoding RNA polymerase sigma factor RpoD, which yields MAKKTENKPGVVTEVAQETTEQNLEQVKDQLVEIGKKRGVLTYKEVMERLSPFEQDSDQMDEFYEYLSDQGVEMINEAEEEEDIVPEDEMDDEEEFDLNDLSVPPGIKINDPVRMYLKEIGRVPLLSADEEINLAQRIEKGDEEAKRRLAEANLRLVVSIAKRYVGRGMLFLDLIQEGNMGLIKAVEKFDYKKGYKFSTYATWWIRQAITRAIADQARTIRIPVHMVETINKLIRVSRQLLQELGREPTPEEIAEKMDLTPEKVREILKIAQEPVSLETPIGEEDDSHLGDFIEDQEALAPSDAAAYELLKEQLEDVLDTLTDREENVLRLRFGLDDGRTRTLEEVGKVFGVTRERIRQIEAKALRKLRHPSRSKRLKDFLE from the coding sequence ATGGCCAAAAAAACAGAAAACAAGCCAGGTGTTGTCACAGAAGTTGCTCAAGAAACAACGGAACAGAATCTTGAGCAAGTAAAAGATCAATTGGTCGAAATAGGAAAGAAGCGTGGGGTTCTCACCTATAAGGAAGTAATGGAGCGTCTATCCCCTTTTGAACAAGATTCCGATCAGATGGATGAGTTTTATGAATATCTATCTGACCAAGGGGTAGAAATGATAAACGAAGCCGAAGAGGAAGAGGATATCGTTCCCGAGGACGAGATGGATGACGAAGAGGAATTCGATCTGAATGATCTATCGGTTCCACCAGGGATCAAGATTAACGACCCTGTTCGTATGTACCTAAAAGAGATCGGTCGTGTGCCATTGCTTTCTGCAGATGAAGAAATTAATCTGGCACAACGCATTGAAAAAGGGGATGAGGAAGCGAAGCGTAGGTTAGCCGAAGCTAACTTGAGGCTAGTGGTTAGTATTGCTAAGCGCTATGTAGGGCGTGGTATGCTTTTCCTTGACCTAATTCAAGAAGGAAATATGGGACTCATAAAAGCTGTTGAAAAGTTTGATTACAAAAAAGGGTATAAGTTTAGTACTTATGCAACTTGGTGGATTCGCCAGGCAATTACGCGTGCTATCGCGGATCAGGCCAGAACCATTCGAATTCCAGTTCATATGGTTGAAACCATTAATAAGTTAATTCGTGTTTCAAGACAATTACTTCAAGAGTTAGGTCGAGAGCCAACTCCCGAGGAAATTGCAGAAAAGATGGATCTTACACCTGAGAAGGTTAGAGAAATTCTAAAGATTGCTCAAGAGCCGGTTTCACTCGAGACACCAATTGGTGAAGAGGATGACTCCCATTTAGGAGACTTTATTGAGGATCAGGAAGCTCTAGCGCCATCCGATGCAGCTGCTTACGAATTATTGAAGGAGCAGTTAGAAGATGTACTTGATACGTTAACGGACCGGGAAGAAAATGTACTACGTTTGCGTTTTGGCTTGGATGATGGAAGAACGCGCACACTCGAAGAGGTAGGGAAAGTATTCGGTGTTACACGCGAGAGAATTCGTCAGATCGAAGCGAAGGCTTTAAGAAAACTGCGCCATCCTAGTAGAAGCAAGCGACTAAAGGACTTTCTTGAATAA
- a CDS encoding acyl-CoA dehydrogenase gives MHFDLTQEQLMIRRVLRDFSEGEVAPGASERDKTGKFPSDIMKKLAELELMGLPFPEQYGGGGADSISFAIAVEELSRVCGSTGITYSAHISLGGAPIHLFGTEEQKQKYLVPLCRGEYLGSFGLTEPNAGSDAGGTQTTAVLEGEEWIINGSKCFITNASYAKNLALTAVTDKSKGTNGITAFIVPTHAPGFTVINNYEKMGLHSSNTTELVMENVRIPKENQLGKAGYGFKQFLITLDGGRIGIGAMAVGIAQGAFELALEYAKVRRQFGQSLSKFQAIQFKLADMAMQIELARTMVYKAAWLKDQGRKFTKEAAMAKLFASEMCMKVCDQAIQIHGGYGYMKEFQVERFYRDAKLLEIGEGTSEVQRMVISREIGAQ, from the coding sequence ATGCATTTTGATCTGACTCAAGAGCAATTAATGATAAGAAGGGTACTCCGAGATTTCTCTGAAGGAGAAGTAGCCCCAGGGGCAAGTGAAAGGGATAAAACAGGAAAATTTCCTAGTGATATTATGAAGAAGCTAGCAGAGCTTGAACTCATGGGACTTCCATTTCCAGAACAGTATGGAGGGGGTGGAGCCGATTCGATTAGTTTTGCCATTGCTGTAGAGGAGCTAAGTAGAGTATGTGGTTCGACGGGTATAACCTATTCTGCTCATATTTCACTAGGAGGTGCTCCCATTCATTTATTTGGTACAGAAGAGCAGAAGCAAAAGTACTTAGTCCCTCTCTGTCGCGGAGAGTATCTAGGTTCATTTGGCTTAACTGAGCCCAATGCTGGTTCTGACGCTGGCGGAACACAAACAACAGCCGTGTTAGAAGGAGAAGAGTGGATCATTAATGGATCGAAATGTTTTATTACGAACGCTAGCTATGCCAAAAATTTGGCCCTTACAGCTGTAACGGATAAATCGAAGGGAACAAATGGAATTACAGCGTTCATTGTTCCTACTCATGCTCCTGGATTTACTGTAATTAATAATTACGAAAAAATGGGTCTTCATTCTTCGAATACAACAGAATTAGTGATGGAAAATGTACGTATACCTAAGGAGAATCAACTTGGGAAGGCAGGCTATGGATTTAAGCAATTCTTAATTACTCTTGACGGTGGTCGTATTGGGATTGGAGCGATGGCTGTAGGGATTGCTCAAGGGGCTTTTGAACTAGCGTTGGAATATGCAAAAGTGAGGCGTCAATTCGGTCAGAGCTTATCTAAATTTCAAGCCATTCAGTTTAAGTTAGCGGATATGGCTATGCAGATCGAGCTTGCTAGAACGATGGTGTATAAGGCAGCTTGGCTTAAGGATCAAGGGAGAAAGTTTACGAAGGAAGCGGCTATGGCCAAGCTTTTTGCGTCAGAGATGTGCATGAAGGTCTGTGATCAAGCGATCCAGATTCATGGTGGTTACGGTTATATGAAGGAATTTCAGGTAGAGAGATTCTATCGAGATGCAAAACTGCTTGAAATTGGAGAAGGAACATCTGAAGTACAGCGGATGGTCATTTCCAGAGAGATTGGAGCACAGTAG
- a CDS encoding tRNA (adenine(22)-N(1))-methyltransferase TrmK, producing the protein MLTVSKRLHTIASYVQPNSKVADIGSDHAILPVYLVQTGKAQSAIAGEVNKGPWESAKRQVEAAGLADRIAVRLGDGLSVLKDGEVNTVCIAGMGGTLIRHILEEGIKNLSSVQHLVLQPNVAEYQVREWLYRNGWQLTGESILEEDGVIYEIISAIKGDPDAPYQSNRWLREEWFELGPILWEERSPILLDKWEAEKKKSERVLQGLDKARSEEAESKRIEIEKRLTWIEEVLECLRTDKP; encoded by the coding sequence ATGCTTACCGTTTCCAAACGTTTACATACCATTGCAAGCTATGTTCAACCAAATAGTAAGGTTGCTGACATCGGTTCTGATCATGCCATTCTTCCCGTGTACCTTGTTCAGACGGGTAAGGCCCAATCAGCTATTGCTGGAGAGGTCAATAAGGGCCCTTGGGAGTCAGCTAAGCGTCAAGTTGAAGCAGCCGGCTTAGCAGATCGAATCGCTGTCAGACTAGGGGACGGGCTCTCTGTTCTTAAGGACGGTGAGGTAAATACCGTTTGTATAGCAGGAATGGGTGGAACTTTAATTCGTCATATCCTAGAAGAAGGAATTAAAAATCTTTCCTCTGTTCAGCACCTTGTTTTACAACCTAATGTTGCGGAGTATCAGGTTCGAGAGTGGCTTTATAGAAATGGATGGCAATTAACAGGTGAAAGTATCCTAGAGGAAGATGGCGTCATTTATGAAATTATTTCCGCGATAAAAGGGGACCCTGACGCACCATACCAATCGAATCGCTGGTTAAGGGAAGAGTGGTTCGAATTAGGTCCAATTCTATGGGAAGAACGTTCTCCTATCCTTCTAGATAAGTGGGAAGCCGAAAAGAAAAAAAGCGAAAGAGTACTTCAAGGATTAGACAAGGCGCGTTCGGAAGAAGCTGAGTCAAAGAGGATTGAAATAGAAAAACGCTTAACGTGGATTGAGGAGGTGCTAGAATGTTTGCGAACGGACAAACCATAA
- a CDS encoding Nif3-like dinuclear metal center hexameric protein has translation MFANGQTIIQMFEQFAPKHLAMEGDKIGLQVGTANKEVKKVLVTLDVLEEVVDEAIEKGVDLIIAHHAVIFRPLKNLRTDLPAGRLYEKLIKHDIAVYIAHTNLDVAEGGINDLMANALGLTQTEPLDILHTEQLKKIVVFVPQTHHEKVLQAMAEAGAGWIGNYSHCTFNVEGTGTFLPREGANPHIGTPGSLERVQEVRVETIVPAQLQNRVVKAMVKAHPYEEVAFDIYPLEQSGQSFGLGRMGRLEKSVTLQELAQTVKQAFGVTGVRVVGDLTREIKKVAVLGGDGNSYVSKAAFKGADVLVTGDIYYHTAHDALASGLCLIDPGHNVEKIMKEAVRELLVKKLVGGNFDTEVISSQINTDPFRFL, from the coding sequence ATGTTTGCGAACGGACAAACCATAATTCAGATGTTTGAACAATTTGCTCCCAAACATTTAGCAATGGAAGGAGATAAGATTGGTCTACAAGTTGGTACGGCAAATAAAGAAGTGAAGAAAGTTCTAGTCACTCTAGATGTTTTAGAAGAGGTGGTAGACGAAGCGATTGAGAAGGGCGTGGATCTAATTATAGCCCATCATGCTGTTATCTTTCGTCCACTCAAAAATTTGCGTACCGATCTACCGGCAGGCCGTCTATATGAAAAGTTAATTAAGCATGACATTGCCGTTTATATCGCACATACCAACCTTGACGTTGCGGAAGGCGGAATTAATGATCTGATGGCTAATGCTCTTGGACTAACGCAGACAGAGCCATTAGATATCCTACATACGGAGCAATTGAAGAAGATTGTTGTGTTTGTGCCACAAACTCATCATGAGAAGGTTTTACAAGCAATGGCAGAGGCTGGGGCTGGATGGATTGGGAATTACAGTCACTGCACGTTTAATGTAGAAGGCACAGGCACATTCTTGCCGCGTGAAGGAGCAAATCCTCATATCGGTACACCAGGGAGCCTGGAAAGGGTCCAAGAGGTCAGGGTGGAAACCATTGTGCCTGCGCAGCTACAGAATCGGGTTGTAAAAGCTATGGTCAAGGCTCATCCTTATGAGGAGGTGGCCTTTGATATCTACCCTTTAGAACAGTCTGGTCAAAGCTTTGGACTGGGCCGAATGGGGAGGCTAGAGAAATCAGTTACGTTACAGGAATTGGCTCAAACCGTTAAACAGGCGTTTGGAGTGACTGGGGTCCGAGTGGTTGGTGACTTGACAAGGGAGATCAAAAAGGTTGCTGTGCTAGGTGGTGACGGTAACAGTTATGTATCGAAGGCAGCCTTTAAAGGGGCTGATGTATTAGTTACAGGCGATATCTATTATCATACCGCTCATGATGCATTAGCATCTGGTCTTTGCCTCATTGATCCAGGGCATAATGTAGAAAAGATTATGAAGGAAGCGGTTCGTGAATTGCTAGTTAAGAAGTTGGTAGGTGGGAATTTCGATACCGAGGTTATCTCCTCCCAAATTAATACAGATCCTTTCAGGTTTTTGTAA
- a CDS encoding DUF1444 family protein codes for MDKNEASSFLLRELQKSLDSDLWSVRVQEDHLLVEQKKAGGSGFNLSLNNILRKMESGKEQVHLEEVLRKVLEMTSASLQDKLIKGNEKNVFPVLRSAAHPQEKQGISLLNQEHTAESRIFYCLDLGKTYVLIDRQMLQESGYEEQDIYRIALANLKSLDTTFKKDEVGGNHFYFFSPQDGYAASRILNDELMAFMKRKVTGEMGVAIPHQDVLIVADIRNDTGFKVLARINMDFCVKGEIPISPLPFLYTEEQTLEPIMVMANPGAAPNVIRKKGE; via the coding sequence GTGGATAAGAATGAAGCCTCATCATTTCTTTTACGCGAGTTGCAGAAGAGTTTGGACTCCGATTTATGGTCGGTTCGAGTTCAAGAGGATCATTTACTAGTGGAACAAAAGAAAGCTGGAGGCTCTGGGTTTAATCTCTCTCTTAATAACATCTTAAGAAAAATGGAATCAGGTAAAGAGCAAGTTCACTTAGAGGAAGTCCTTCGAAAAGTATTGGAGATGACGAGTGCTAGCCTACAGGATAAACTCATAAAAGGAAACGAGAAGAATGTCTTTCCTGTTTTACGCAGTGCGGCACATCCACAAGAAAAACAAGGGATATCTTTACTTAACCAGGAACATACAGCTGAATCTAGAATCTTCTATTGCTTAGACTTAGGCAAGACATACGTATTAATTGATCGACAGATGCTTCAAGAAAGCGGATATGAAGAACAAGACATTTATCGAATAGCTCTCGCAAATTTGAAGAGCTTGGATACCACTTTTAAAAAAGATGAAGTAGGTGGAAATCATTTTTACTTCTTCTCACCGCAGGATGGGTATGCTGCTAGCCGAATACTAAATGATGAACTCATGGCTTTCATGAAGCGTAAGGTGACAGGGGAAATGGGGGTTGCCATCCCACACCAAGATGTACTCATTGTGGCAGACATTCGGAATGATACAGGGTTTAAAGTACTTGCAAGGATAAACATGGATTTTTGTGTGAAGGGCGAAATTCCGATATCCCCGTTGCCTTTTCTTTACACAGAAGAACAAACACTTGAGCCTATTATGGTCATGGCCAATCCTGGAGCTGCACCTAACGTGATCAGGAAAAAAGGGGAGTAA